Genomic segment of Desulfarculaceae bacterium:
CCAACAAGCTAATGGGACGCGAACTCGTCCATGGGCGGAAGCTTCCAAGGAGAGGCCCCCTTTAACCCCAGTGACCGCAGTCACCGTGGTCTTATTCGGTATTAGCACACCTTTCGGTGCGTTATCCCAAACCCACAGGTGGATTATTCACGTGTTACTCACCCGTGCGCCACTTTACTAGCCCTAGCAAGCTAGGACGTTCTCGTGCGACTTGCATGTGTTAGGCCCGCCGCCAGCGTTCGTTCTGAGCCAGGATCAAACTCTCCAATTAATTGGATACCGTGCTCAAGGCACGGATTTAATCGGAATGACTTAACCCGTCTCGACGTCTACTGTTTTTAACCCGCTATTCAGTTTTCAGAGATCAACAGGCGCAAGAATCAGTTTATCCACCCCGTCGGCCGTTGTCAAGACCAACTTAATCACCTCTGGGGTGAACTGGATTCTTGTCTTCTCTTGTTAGAGAGCTGCCTTCAGGTTTCTGCCTTCCGGCTCGCGCCGGCCCCGACAGGTTCCGTGCGGCAACGAGGGGGATAGTACCAGAACTCGTTGGTCCTGCAAGCGAAAAAAAACAATTTGGTGAAAAAAATATAAGACCCCGGCCGCCAACCGTCTCTTGGCACTCCAAGTGGTGGCCGCAAGTTCACTACTACTATATATGGGGGAGGGGGGCAACCGAAAAAATTGCGACAAAAGGTGGCAAAATCTAGCGCAAATGCCCGGAGGGGCGGTGGATATGGTCAAAAGGCATGCGGTATGGTGTTTAAAAAGACCTCCGAAAGCGCGCGGCCCATGGGAAGCTTTGACTTGGCTGTCAAAAAATAGCTAGGATGTAGTCACATTGCGGGCCGTGGGCCCGATGGAAGGACGAGAAGGCTCATGAAAAAAACCATCACCACCCTTTTTATCATCGCCGCACTGCTCATGACCGCGCCGGCGGCTTCGGCCTGGGTGATCCACAACAACACCGATTATTTGGTGGGGGTGAGCGGCAAGTGGTCCTTTGGCTTTGATAAATTCAAGATACGCCCCCGGAAGAGCCACAAAGGCGACAGCGACGCGCTCTTGATGAACGTATCGGTGAGCTATCTGTCCCAAGGCCAGCTTCGCCAGAGTTACAGCTTCAGCATCCCCGCCGACGGCCAGGCCAAGGTCTACCCGGGCAAGGTGGAGGTGTACAACGGGGCGGGCAAGGTGATCTACACCACCAACATGGACCACTTCGACTTGCGCTGAGCCGGGCGCGGACCAGGGGCCTGCCCATATATATAGGAGAGGGTAGCGTGGGCATCAATCCGTACTTCGCGGCCCCTTGCGGGCTCTACTGCGGGGTCTGCGCCATCCACCTGGCCGGGCGCGATAACAACCGCAAGTTGCAGGAAAAGCTGGTGAACCTCTACCAGGGCAACACCCCGGGCAAGGGCACTTTGCCCGGGGCCGAGAACCTGAAGCCCGAGGACATCCACTGCGACGGCTGCATGTCGGCCGAGCCGTTCTTCTTCTGCAAGACCTGCTTCATCAAGGATTGCACCAAGGACAAGGGCTACGAGGGCTGCCACCAGTGCGGCGAGTTCCCCTGCGAGTTCATCGGGAACTTCTCCATGGCCGTGGGCAAGAAGGTGATTCTGCGGGCGGTGCCCTATCGCCGCGAGCACGACACCGGGCAGTGGATGCTGGACGAGGAGGCCCGCTACCATTGCCCCCAGTGCGGGGCCCAGGCTTTCAGGGGCGCGATGCGCTGCAATCAATGCAAGAGCCCTCTTGATCTGGATTAGCTCGGGCCGGCTTCGCCAGACGCGCCTATGCTGCGTTGCGGGCGGCGCTCGCCTCCTCGGCGTATTGCATATACGCCTGCGGGCCTCGCTTGCCCGCGCCTTGCCTAGCCACGCCTGGCTGTGCCGGGGGTAGGGCGATGTAAGAAAAAGCAGGCCAGGCTTTTGCCTTTCTTTTCCCTCCCTCTTATCTCCCCAACCACCCCCCGTCGGGGTCGCACCGGGGCCGGCGTCTTCGCGCCGCATGACAGCCTGCCTCTCGCGAGCCTTTCTAGAATTTCCCGACCACCCTCCGCTTGCCCAGGTCCGCGATGAAGCCCCGCTAGCGAGCGCCTCTCGTTTGCCTCAGCTGTTATGCCGGCCCAGGGTGACCCCGGCAAAAAAGCCCGCTTTTCTTTCTTTTTCCCCATCTTCTTCTCTCATAATTGCCTTTTGAGGCCCGAACCAAAGACAAAACCAGGGAAGATCGCCACCTCGCGGCGGAAGGGCTTCCCCTTTCAGCAAACGACCGGAGCCGCCGCTCCTCGCGATGACTCGCTGTTACTGGAATTTGAGAAGAGTAAAAAACAGGGTTTGCGCCCGCCCGCTGGCGCATGGGGGTTTTTCGGGCGGGGATAAACCCCGCCCCTACATTGGCCTGGCCGCTGCATCAACGCCTTTCCGATGCACCGATCCGGAGGCCTCCCGCGAGCAGGCCCCTCTTTTTTCTCCCCCACCACCCCCCGTCGGGGTCGCCTCGGGGCCGGCATCTCCGCGCCGCATTACAGCCTGCCTCTCGCGAGCCTTTCTAGAATTTCCCGACCACCCCTCCGCTTGCCCAGGTCCGCGAGGAAGACCCGCCAGCGAGCGCCTCTCGTTTGCCTCAGCTGTTATGCCGGCCCAGGGTGACCCCGGCAAAAAAAGCCCGCTTTTCTTTCTTTTTCTTTTCTTCTCTTTGCTCCCAACCGGAGACAAAACCAGGGAAGATCGCCACCTCGCGGCGGGAGTTGCTTCCCCTTTCAGCAACCGCCCGGGGCCGCCGCTCCTCGCGATGACTCACTATTTCTGGAGCATATTTGGTGGGAGGTTGGGGGTGGTTTCGTTGCGTTCCGGGCGCGGGCGTCTCTATTCGAAGGGCCTAAAGGAGACGAAGACCTCCTTGCCGTTCAGGCGCTCCACCGCTTGGGAGATGAGGCGGTTGACCCGCGGCCCTGGCGCGGTGGGGTCAGACATGGCATCGGCCTCGGCCAGCTCGTTCGGGTCCAGGGGGTCGAAGAGAAAGGCCTGGGCGCTGACTTCCCGCGCCGCGCGTCCGGCCGGGGTGAGGCCGTAGGTGGTCACCCCGTGGCGGCTGACCACCAGCCATTCGATCTCGCCCTCGGGGTGGTGCTTCCAAAAGGCCCGCGACAACAGCTCGGCCGCGTTGATGTCCGCCACCGAGGGCAGACCCTCCTCCACGGTCTTCATCAGGCGCTTGTCCGCGTGGTAGGTCTCGCGGATGAAGGCGGTCTTGGGGTGGATGTGATACACGGCGAGGCGCGGGTGCTTTTTTAAGAGCCGGTAGACGTAGACCTCGATGCCGATGTAGTTGCCGTCCTTGGTGGTGCGCTCACAGCAGCCCAGCTCGACCCAGAGCTTCTCGCCGGGCAGGTAGGCCCATATCTCCTCGAAGCCGGGCGCGGCGCACAGGGCGCGAAGCTGGGCCTCGCCAGAGGTACGGCCGGCGTGCACCACGGCGCGCAGGGCGGGGGAGGGGTTCACCCGCAAGCGGGGCTCCACCCGCCAGGGCCGGGGCTCGGGCTCGGCCGCCGGGGCAACCCCGGCCGCCAAACAGCTTGCCAAGAGCGCGGCCGCCAGCAGGCGGGCGATGGGCATACGGCGCCTCATGAGGGCCAGCCTAGCGCCCCGTGGGGGCGGCCGCAAGTTAAAGGGCGGTTACGGCCTAGGCCTCGCCGACCCCCGGGTCCACGCTGGGGGGCGGGCCCAGGTCCGGGGCCGCGGCCGGGGTCTTGGCCGCCGCGATGTTTTCCAATAGGCCCAGCATCCGGAAAAAAACCATGATCACCTCCATGTACACCCGGGCCAGGATGGCGAACACGGCGGCCGCGATGGCCGATCCGATGAGGTACAAGAGGCCGTAGCCGAACCCGGCGGCGAAACCGGCGATCGCGGTGACCACGAACCAGATCGCCACGCCGATGAGGATGAGCACGTAGAGGATCTTGATGATGCTGGGGGTGATGAATTCCTGGAAGCTCAGGTTGAACATCTTGTGGGTGAATGAGGGCACCGGACACCTCCCTTGGCAAATAAAGACCGGGTAAGGCACGGACCGCAACCACCTATCAGCTACGGGGATTGTAGCACGCCAGGGCACAAAAAAGCCGGGGCCCATGAGCCCGAGAGACTCTCGCGCGCCAGCAGGCGGATATAAACCCCACCCATGCATTTGCCTTGTCTCTGGTTGGGAGCAAAGAAAAGAGAGGAGAAAAGAGAAAAGAAAAAGGGTTTTTTTGCTGGGATCGCCCAGGGCCGGCATAAGGGTAGGTGCCGGGGAGGGGCGCTCGTTGGCGGGGCGGGGACGCGGTGGCGAAGGGCGCGGAGAGGGGGCCTTGAAAATCGACTAGGCCCGTTGGAGGCAGGCCTAGGTGGCGCGCGGAGATGCCGGCCCAGCGGCGACCCCGGCGGTGGGGTGGTGGTGGGAGGAGAAGGAAGAGGGGGAAAGAAGCGAGGGACGGCGGTGGAATGGGAGGCCAATGTAGGGGCGGGGTTTATCCCCGCCCGAGAGACTCTCGCGCGCCAGCAGGCGGATATAAGCCCCACCCATGCATTTGCCTCGTCTCCGGTTGGGAGCAAAGAAAAGAAGGGAGAAAAGAGAAAAAAAAGGGTTTTTTTGCCGGGATCGCCCAGGGCCGGCATAAGGGTAGGTGCCGGGGAGGGGCGCTCGTTGGCGGGGCGGGGACGCGGTGGCGAAGGGCGCGGAGAGGGGGCCTTGAAAATCGACTAGGCCCGTTGGAGGCAGGCCTAGGTGGTGCGCGGAGATGCCGGCCCCGAGGCGACCCCGGCGGGGGGGTGGTGGGGGGAGGAGAAGGAAGAGGGGAGGCGGCCCAGAGAAAAGGACTGGGATAATGAGGGCTCTATTTGCCGGGATCGATCAGCCCCAGCTTGACCAGCCTGCTGCGGATGCCGCCGCTGCTGCGTTGGTGGGCCGCGGCCATGTCCTTGATCTTGTCGCCCCGCCGGAAGGCCTGGGTCAGCTCCGCGTCCTCCACCTCGGACCAGGGCTTGCCCTGATTGGCCGGGCGGTCGCTGGTCAGGGCCGGGTTTTGTAAAATCTCGCGGACGTGGTGCAGGGCCCGGATGATCTGGGGCCGGTTGATGAGGTGATCCTCCGGCAGCACCTCGCCGGTGGTGGGGTCCACCCCCTCGCTGAGCAGGCGCACCACCTTGATGGTTTCGTGCAATTCCATGTCCCCCCCTTTTATTCCCAACTTTTTCATGTTCGGCAGGTGGGTGATTGTAGCATCCCCGGGCATAAAAAAGCCGGGGCCCCGCCTGCGCGGAGCCCCGGAGAATCGTCTCGCTGGAGTTAAAGCTACTCGGGCACCACCCGGTGATGCTTCTTCTTGCCCGCGCGCAGCCAGATCGCGCCGTCCTCGCCGGCCATGTCCAGGGTGATAGGGGTGTCGAAGGCCTCCACCCGGTTCTCGCCCACATAGGCCCCGCCCTGAGTGATGAGCCGCCGGGCCTCGGAAGAGCTCTTGCACAGCCCCACCTCGTTGAAGAGCAGGAAGGCGGGCACGCCCTCGGCCAGGCGGTCCTTGGCCATGCCGGAGGTGGGCACGCCCTCGGCGTCGGCCCCGCCGCCAAAGGCCGCCTGGGCCGCCTGTTGGGCGTTCTTGGCCTCGGCCTCGCCGTGCACGATCTTGGTCACCTCGTAGGCCAGCACCTGCTTGGCCTGGTTGATGGCCGCGCCCTCCAGCCGGGCCAGTTCGTCCACCTGGTCCATGGGCAGGAAGGTGAACAGCTTGAGGAAACGCTCCACGTCGTCGTCGGTGGTGTTCACCCAGTACTGATAGAAGTCGTAGGGGCTGGTGCGCTCCGGGTCCAGCCACACCGTGCCCGCGTGGGTCTTGCCCATCTTCTGGCCGGTGCTGGTGGTGATGAGCGGGAAGGTGAGGCCGTAGACGGTCTGGCCCACCATGCGGCGGGTGAGGTCCACCCCGGCCACGATGTTGCCCCACTGGTCGTTGCCGCCCATCTGGAGGCGGCAGCCGTGGTGCTTGCACAGGTGCATGAAGTCGTAGGCCTGGAGGATCATGTAGTTGAATTCGATGAAGCTCAGGCCGGTCTCCAGGCGCAGCTTCACGCTCTCGGCGGCCAACATGCGGTTCACCGAGAAGTGGCGGCCCACGTCGCGGAGCATCTCGATGTAGTTCAGCGGGGCCAGCCAGTCGGCGTTGTTGACCATGACCGCCTTATCGTCGCCGAACTCCAGGAAGGGGGTCAGCTGCTCTTTGATGGCCTCGGCGTTGGCGGCCAGCTCCTCCAGGGAGAGGATCTTGCGCATCTCGGTCTTGCCCGAGGGGTCGCCCACCATGCCCGTGCCCCCGCCCACCAGCACGATGGGCCGGTGCCCGGCGCGTTGGAGGTGCACCAGGCTCAGGATGGGGATGAGGCTGCCCACGTGCAAAGAGGTGGCGGTGGGGTCGAAGCCGATGTAGCCCAGCACGGTCTCGCTGTTGAACAGTTTGCCCAGCTCCACCTCGTCGGTGCACTGGGCCACATAGCCGCGCTCCAGGAAAGTATCGTACACGCTCACGTCAAACGCCTCGTTTTCTTTGGCAAGATTGCACCGGCGGCGATGGCCGCCCCTGGTGATATAACCCGCACGGCGGGCCTTGTCGAGGGGAATCCGGGTATGTGCGTCAGCGTCTCGGGGCGGAGCCCCGATAGTGGTAGGCCTGGGAATAGTTGCGCGCTTGGCTGGTCATGACAAGGGGCATTATAGCGGGGACGCGGCGCCGGGGGCAATGGCAATCAGCCTCGGGGAGATTAGCTTATAATAGATGAAGGCATTAGTCCGCGCGGGCGGGAAGGGAGAAGCCGCTTGACCAAGAAATTTCTATGGCTGACGTTGGGGAGCCTGGCGGCCTTGTGCCTGCTGGCCGCGCCGGTCACGGCCGGCGCCGAGGCCCGGGGCAACCTGCGGGTGGTGGTGGTGGGCCATATGGGCGCGCCCCTGGCCCAGGCCGGGGTGATGCTGGTCGGCCCGGAGCGCCAGCGCAACCGGGAGACCGGCTTCGACGGGGTGGTGGAGTTCCCCCTGATCCCCCAGGGGGTCTACGAGGTCCAGGTGATCAAGGCCAAGATGCAGCGCGTGGTGCGCACCGGGGTGGTGGTGCGCCAGGGGCAGACCATGACCCTGCGCATCGAGATGCGCCCCCAGGGCCAGGGCATGTGAGGAACGGGGTGACACGGCGCGTTTTCCTGGGCCTGGTTCTGGCCTGGCTGGCCCTGGCCGTTGCCACGGCGGCGGCGCCCGCCCGGGCCGGGCAGGAGGCCAGCCTGGTGGTGGAGGTGAGCAGCTTTCGGGGGGGCTATCTCTTCGGGGTTTCGGCCCGCCTGAGCGGGCCGGACCGGGAGCGCCTGGGGTTCAGCGACGACCGCGGCCAGGTGCGTTTCGATTCCCTGCCGCCCGGGAGCTACGACTTGGAGCTCAGGCTGCGGGGCTATCGGCCCACCTACCACAGAAGCATCAGCTTGCGCGCCGGAGAGAGCCTGCGCATCCGGGAAAGCATGCCCAGCCTGGCGGGCCCCCGCTGAGGCGGACGGCCCGACCCAAAGGCCCCTGCCCGGCGGCCCGGGGCGAGCTCAGCGACAATTTACTGTATTAGTTGGGAAAAAATTCATATAAGTTGTGTGAGCCTACCAACGTGCTTATAATTAAGTCACTGCCCCGGGAGATTCCTCATAAGGAGAAGAGAAAGTGGCGCGGTTCGCTAAGTTTATAATTACAGCGCTATTGCTGCTGGGGCTGGCTCTTCCCGCCGGGGCCGACATCATCCAGGTGCAGTCCTTTGGTCCGCAGACGCCCAAGTATTTCCCCAACTTGACTTTCAACCAGTTCAGCGGGAACGTGGCGGACCTGACCGGTATCACCGTTTCCCTGCGCTTGACCACCTCCGGCGGTTTGGGGCAGGTGGACAACGAGAGCGGCAGCACGGCCACGGTGACGGTTGACTTCGGCACCAGCGGCTTCCTCATCGGGGGCGGCGTGGTCTTGCCCAGCCTGCTGACCAGCCCCACTACCTCTGTGAAGGCGGTCACCACCGGCTCGTTCACCCTGGGGCCCAACGACGGCGACGGCCTGGGGGTGCAGAGCGGCGGCTCGGACTATGCCTACGTGGTGGGCCAGAACGTGACCAACAGCCTGAGCGGCAGCGTGCCCACCATCAGCTGGGGCGGCTACATCGGCAGCGGCACCTTCAACATCATCGGGTACATCGACACCTACCTGAAGGTGAGCGGGGCCAGCGGCATCAGCCAGGGCTCCACCCCGCCCACGGTGAGCGGCGATGTGACCGTGACCTATCAGACCACCGGCGGAAGCGCCTCCACCCCCGAGCCGGCGAGCCTGTTGCTCCTGGCCAGCGGGTTGGGCGGCCTGGCCGGCTGGCGCTATCGCCGCCGCCGCAAGGAGTAGGCAGCCACAGCGGCATTAGCTGATTATCCAAGCTCAAGCGCCCCGGTCCCGGATGGGATCGGGGCTTTGCTTTGGGGGGGTCACAAAAAAATCCCGCCTCGCGGTTAGCGAAGCGGGATCTTTGGCAGCCGGACCCAAGGGCCCGGCTGCGCGCGGGCAGTTTCCTACCAGCGATTGTCCTGGCGGGGCTCGCGGGGCTTGGCGGCGTTGACCTTGAGGGTGCGGCCCTCGAAGTCCTTGCCGTCCAGAGCCGCGATGGCCTCGTCGGCGCCGGAGCTCATCTCCACGAAACCGAAGCCGCGGGAGCGGCCGCTTTCGCGGTCGGTGATGACCCGGGCGGAATCCACATCGCCGTGCTGCTCGAACAGGCCACGCAGGGTTTGGTCGTTGGTGTCAAAGGAAAGATTGCCCACGTAAAGATTCTTGCTCATTAAACAAAACTCCAAAAAAAGAAAAATGGTCGCTCCGCCAACCTTGGCGGAACTTCGAACCAGCGAGCCCAAGTTTTTTGCTGAGTGTGCGGCCCAATGGCCGGGTTGACCAGCGGTGGTCTTTGGCTGGGTGGTAGCTGAGGGAAAGCTTATGCCTAAAAACCCCTGTGTCAACTTATATTTTCGGCGGCGGCCATGGGGCAAAAAAATCCCGCCTCGCGGTTGGCGAAGCGGGATCTTTTTGCAGCCGGCCCGAGGGACCGGCTTCGCGGGCGGATTCCTACCAGCGGTTGTTCTGGCGGGGCTCGCGGGGCTTGGCCTCGTTGACCTTGATGTTGCGGCCTTCGAAGTCCGTGCCGTCCAGGGCCTTGATGGCCTCTTCGGCGCCGGAGCTCATCTCCACGAAGCCGAAGCCACGGGAGCGGCCGGTCTCGCGGTCGGTGATGACCCGCGCGGAGTCAACCTCGCCGTACTGCTCGAAAAGGCCCTGCAGGGTTTGGTCGTTGGTGCTGAAGGAAAGGTTGCCCACGTAAAGATTCTTGCTCATTAAACAAAACTCCAAAAAAGGATATAGGGTCGCACCGCCTCCGTTGGCGGGGCTTTCGACCAACGAGCCCAAGTTTTCGGCTGAGTGTGCGGCGCGGAGGCCAGCATGACCAGCGGTAGCCTTTGGCTGGATGGTAGGTCTATGACCAGCTTATGCCTAAAAACCCGGGTGTCAACTAATATTTTTGATGGGGGTGGGGAAGGGGCGGCACGGCGGGGCGGAAAAAGAGGCCAGGTAAGGAAAAAAAGAGAAAGCCTAAAGTTGAGGTGGGGCGCTGGCATTGGGCCGCTTGCGAGTGCGGCTCGCCTGACAACAGGAAATTGTCGGGGTTACCCGCTTTCGATTTCTTCGCTGCAGATGCTGGCCTGGCCCTCACCTCCTGGACACACATGACCAAATATAGGACACTCCGCCTCTCCGCGATCGAAGGGCATGTTTTCTATACAGTGCTCCCAGGGGCATGCAATGCCATATTTTTGGTGGTTTTTCAGAGGGGTGAAATCGTTCGAATAACCCAGGCAAAACGTTTTATTTACTTCAGCAGTCAAATCAATAATTTTTATTGCGATGTCATAAGAGACTTCCGCACCGTGAATCGCTTCGTTGCACATTTTGGTTATATTTTGTAATGCTTTTAGTTGGGCAGAGTTCATCCAGTCATTTTTTCCATACAAACTAATAATTTTGCCGAGTGAATATTTAGAGGTGTCCTCACTAGCATCTTTACTCCACAATTTAAACTTTTTCTCTATTTCTATCCGCAATGCGGCTAGCGCCAGTACCGGGTCGGTCTCTGCCAATGCACGCGGACTTGAGAGATCAAAGAATTGATCTGAAAGGTATTCACCATCAGCTTCTAGCTTTTTTAGTGATGATTTGCCTGATGAATTATCTGGATTTATGTCTATCGGGTAACATTCTTTGCCTGATTTATTTAATAATTGCTTTCCTTGCCTGACTTTTAGTGCGGATTGTTCACTTTCTGTGAGAACCTTTTTTGTCCTTTCAATTGTATCTTTGAATTCAAACTCTGTACCTGGCAATTTAGCTTTTTTAAGAAATCGTGCAAAAAAAGGGATAGAGAAAATAAAATAAATTGTTACAACGACCCAGTCCACCGTAAACCAGGAAAAACTGAGCCCCCGTAAGGCCAACAAACAGATTCCAATTATAATTACTAACCAGCCGTGAGCCCCCATTATTTGCCTTCAGCCAAAGATTTACATTGGCGATAGTTCCTTCTGTTATATCATTAGCAGCATAACATATAGCATACATTACTGGACTATTTTTAACGTGGCCGTTCCGTGCTGTTGCTGTTAAACGACGGCTACAATCCTTAGGTTGGTATGAATTGGTAACAGCTGTTTGACCCTAGCAAGCCAGCCCGTGGGCAGCTATCCTACCCCAGCTTTTCGTGCACTCGCTCTATGGCCGTGGCGCGGCCTGTGGTCTCGTCGATGGTGACCAGGGTGGCGTCCATGGCCGCGGGGCCGCCGGCCACCTTGAAGGGCAGGGGGCGGAACTCGCGCAAGCGGAAGGTGGCGGTGGCCGGGTCCATGCCGATCACCGACTCGTAGGGCCCGGTGAGGCCCACGTCGGACTGATAGGCGGTGCCCCCGGCCAGGATGCGCTCGTCGGCCGTGGGCACGTGGGTGTGGGTGCCCAGCACCGCGCTGACCCGGCCGTCCAGATAGCGCCCCAGGGCCTGCTTCTCGCTGGTGGCCTCGCCGTGCATGTCCACCAGGATCACCTTGAGCGCCTTTAGCGGTCCGGCCAGAATCTCGTCGGCCGCGCGGAAGGGGTCCTCCAGGGGGTTCATGAACACCCGGCCCTCCAGGTTCATCACCCCCACCCGGCGGCCGCTCTTGGTGGTGGCCACGGTCCAGCCCTTGCCCGGCGCTTCGCCGGGGTAGTTGGCCGG
This window contains:
- a CDS encoding DUF3795 domain-containing protein — encoded protein: MGINPYFAAPCGLYCGVCAIHLAGRDNNRKLQEKLVNLYQGNTPGKGTLPGAENLKPEDIHCDGCMSAEPFFFCKTCFIKDCTKDKGYEGCHQCGEFPCEFIGNFSMAVGKKVILRAVPYRREHDTGQWMLDEEARYHCPQCGAQAFRGAMRCNQCKSPLDLD
- a CDS encoding DUF4282 domain-containing protein, producing MPSFTHKMFNLSFQEFITPSIIKILYVLILIGVAIWFVVTAIAGFAAGFGYGLLYLIGSAIAAAVFAILARVYMEVIMVFFRMLGLLENIAAAKTPAAAPDLGPPPSVDPGVGEA
- the tyrS gene encoding tyrosine--tRNA ligase, whose translation is MSVYDTFLERGYVAQCTDEVELGKLFNSETVLGYIGFDPTATSLHVGSLIPILSLVHLQRAGHRPIVLVGGGTGMVGDPSGKTEMRKILSLEELAANAEAIKEQLTPFLEFGDDKAVMVNNADWLAPLNYIEMLRDVGRHFSVNRMLAAESVKLRLETGLSFIEFNYMILQAYDFMHLCKHHGCRLQMGGNDQWGNIVAGVDLTRRMVGQTVYGLTFPLITTSTGQKMGKTHAGTVWLDPERTSPYDFYQYWVNTTDDDVERFLKLFTFLPMDQVDELARLEGAAINQAKQVLAYEVTKIVHGEAEAKNAQQAAQAAFGGGADAEGVPTSGMAKDRLAEGVPAFLLFNEVGLCKSSSEARRLITQGGAYVGENRVEAFDTPITLDMAGEDGAIWLRAGKKKHHRVVPE
- a CDS encoding carboxypeptidase-like regulatory domain-containing protein, with translation MTKKFLWLTLGSLAALCLLAAPVTAGAEARGNLRVVVVGHMGAPLAQAGVMLVGPERQRNRETGFDGVVEFPLIPQGVYEVQVIKAKMQRVVRTGVVVRQGQTMTLRIEMRPQGQGM
- a CDS encoding carboxypeptidase-like regulatory domain-containing protein, encoding MTRRVFLGLVLAWLALAVATAAAPARAGQEASLVVEVSSFRGGYLFGVSARLSGPDRERLGFSDDRGQVRFDSLPPGSYDLELRLRGYRPTYHRSISLRAGESLRIRESMPSLAGPR
- a CDS encoding PEP-CTERM sorting domain-containing protein, whose product is MARFAKFIITALLLLGLALPAGADIIQVQSFGPQTPKYFPNLTFNQFSGNVADLTGITVSLRLTTSGGLGQVDNESGSTATVTVDFGTSGFLIGGGVVLPSLLTSPTTSVKAVTTGSFTLGPNDGDGLGVQSGGSDYAYVVGQNVTNSLSGSVPTISWGGYIGSGTFNIIGYIDTYLKVSGASGISQGSTPPTVSGDVTVTYQTTGGSASTPEPASLLLLASGLGGLAGWRYRRRRKE
- a CDS encoding RNA-binding protein — protein: MSKNLYVGNLSFDTNDQTLRGLFEQHGDVDSARVITDRESGRSRGFGFVEMSSGADEAIAALDGKDFEGRTLKVNAAKPREPRQDNRW
- a CDS encoding RNA-binding protein encodes the protein MSKNLYVGNLSFSTNDQTLQGLFEQYGEVDSARVITDRETGRSRGFGFVEMSSGAEEAIKALDGTDFEGRNIKVNEAKPREPRQNNRW
- a CDS encoding TIGR00282 family metallophosphoesterase encodes the protein MLKLLMIGDVFGSPGRRCLKSVLPGLRQRLGVDLVIANGENASGGLGLSASVAAEIFTHGVGVITTGNHVWRYKDLRQVLDEEPRIIRPANYPGEAPGKGWTVATTKSGRRVGVMNLEGRVFMNPLEDPFRAADEILAGPLKALKVILVDMHGEATSEKQALGRYLDGRVSAVLGTHTHVPTADERILAGGTAYQSDVGLTGPYESVIGMDPATATFRLREFRPLPFKVAGGPAAMDATLVTIDETTGRATAIERVHEKLG